From Triticum aestivum cultivar Chinese Spring chromosome 4A, IWGSC CS RefSeq v2.1, whole genome shotgun sequence, a single genomic window includes:
- the LOC123086871 gene encoding dolichol-phosphate mannose synthase subunit 2 produces MEMGDKAVGLVLTMTSLSIFTYYTFWVIILPFVDDDHFVHQYFLPQEYAIFIPVFAGVVLLSFLSIFIGLVMLKSKKKKAA; encoded by the exons ATGGAAATGGGAGACAAGGCAGTCGGCCTTGTGTTGACCATGACGAGTTTATCCATCTTTACCTACTACACTTTCTGGGTCATAATCTTG CCATTTGTTGACGATGACCATTTTGTCCACCAATACTTTCTGCCTCAAGAATACGCCATCTTCATCCCTGTGTTTGCCGGTGTGGTGCTACTTTCGTTCCTAAGTATATTCATCGGTCTTGTGATGCTGAAGTCGAAGAAAAAGAAGGCTGCTTGA